One Zymoseptoria tritici IPO323 chromosome 3, whole genome shotgun sequence genomic region harbors:
- a CDS encoding uncharacterized protein (Multiple inositol polyphosphate phosphatase): MATKTRGEPPDEEPTANTTTFDRLSRSKASQRLLLVAQIVLFTIIVAQFIMMYRSYVAAAALALVGNAQATTTTTLKSSTTTAGPDYYNTDPNYYPGPTPTGAAAFLAQYNPAPFASVSYIPNSPLETQVPIVGNTNHSNIYQLHGQLSHYFLNPDGFGVHEYSLPHNASIVQLNMLSRHGSRYPTTGSGAPTLAGKLGNYTNGTLGHAHFNGSLDFLNTWTYKLGAEILVPIGKQELFDSGTLHQIMYGHLNPNNGTKIIARSTTQSRMRESAEYFLAGFFGLGWTNNASLVLSIEGSGPPAWNNSLAGYFNCPNSNKPRFNANSTGFDWTVVDVYNAQSLCAYETVALGYSSFCGLFTYEEWEGYEYSIDLQFSGNNMFESPTGRGVGIGYVSEFLARLQHHLITKPTAQVNVTLDSNPATFPLYQSLNFDFSHDTNIAAILTAFGLTQFAKVLPTDHIDRNRPQIVSHLTPFGARLDVEIIETPKPLSGDRKAGVKYDEGSTTRYVHFILNQRTIPLGASFSKCGKRDDGWCELTTFMEVQSTKLEEAKYEYSCFGNYTALGYGNVTNGVPVN, translated from the exons ATGGCTACAAAGACCCGTGGGGAGCCACCGGACGAGGAACCGACGGCTAATACCACCACCTTTGACCGCCTTTCAAGAAGCAAAGCATCCCAGCGACTTCTGCTGGTTGCCCAGATTGTCTTGTTTACTATCATCGTGGCACAGTTCATCATGATGTACAGAAGCTATGTTGCTGCCGCTGCGCTGGCTCTCGTTGGCAATGCTCAGGCCACGACTACGACCACTCTGAAGagctccaccaccactgcCGGTCCGGACTACTACAACACTGATCCGAACTACTACCCTG GTCCGACGCCCACTGGCGCGGCAGCTTTCCTAGCTCAGTATAATCCGGCTCCCTTCGCATCTGTA TCCTACATTCCGAACAGCCCACTCGAGACTCAAGTTCCCATCGTGGGCAACACCAACCATAGCAACATCTACCAATTGCATGGCCAGCTATCTCACTACTTCCTGAACCCGGACGGTTTCGGGGTGCACGAGTACTCGCTGCCACACAATGCGTCCATTGTTCAGCTGAATATGTTGTCCCGCCATGGTTCTCGCTACCCGACCACGGGCTCCGGAGCGCCAACCTTGGCCGGAAAGCTAGGAAATTACACGAATGGCACTCTCGGCCACGCTCACTTCAACGGATCGTTGGACTTTCTCAACACCTGGACCTACAAGCTCGGCGCGGAGATTCTGGTCCCAATCGGCAAGCAGGAACTTTTCGACTCTGGTACTCTGCATCAG ATCATGTACGGTCATCTCAACCCAAACAATGGCACTAAGATCATTGCTCGATCCACCACTCAAAGCCGTATGCGGGAGTCTGCGGAGTATTTCCTAGCG GGTTTCTTCGGTCTTGGATGGACGAATAATGCAAGCTTG GTACTATCGATTGAAGGGTCAGGACCGCCAGCCTGGAACAATTCTTTGGCGGGCTATTTCAACTGCCCGAACTCAAACAAGCCC CGCTTCAACGCGAACAGCACTGGTTTCGACTGGACTGTTGTTGATGTCTACAACGCCCAATCGCTGTGTGCATACGAAACAGTCGCGCTCGGCTATTCTTCATTCTGTGGCCTCTTCACCTACGAAGAATGGGAAGGCTACGAATATTCCATCGACCTCCAATTCTCCGGAAATAACATGTTCGAGTCGCCCACCGGCCGCGGCGTCGGTATCGGCTACGTTTCAGAATTCCTCGCTCGTCTCCAGCACCATCTGATTACCAAGCCCACGGCGCAAGTCAACGTCACCCTGGACAGCAACCCGGCGACGTTCCCCTTGTACCAATCCCTCAACTTCGACTTCTCCCACGACACCAACATCGCCGCGATCTTGACTGCCTTTGGTCTCACTCAATTCGCCAAAGTCCTGCCGACAGACCATATCGATCGGAACCGACCGCAGATCGTGTCGCATCTCACTCCGTTCGGCGCTCGTCTTGACGTGGAAATCATCGAGACTCCAAAGCCTCTTTCCGGGGACCGCAAGGCTGGCGTCAAGTATGATGAGGGTAGCACGACAAGATACGTCCACTTCATCCTCAACCAGCGCACTATCCCGCTTGGCGCAAGCTTTAGCAAATGTGGCAAGCGCGATGATGGATGGTGTGAGCTTACCACTTTTATGGAGGTGCAGTCGACCAagctggaggaggcgaagtATGAGTACAGCTGCTTTGGCAACTACACCGCGTTGGGATATGGCAACGTTACCAATGGTGTGCCGGTCAACTGA
- the MgPTP5 gene encoding tyrosine protein phosphatase 5 (putative dual spec /; MgPTP5, putative dual spec): MATELPSPPFVEVPGIHNFRDISDGSHVKTGLVFRSADPTKATEDGLKKMSSDLGIKKIFDLRSHQEIQRDGPEWAGVEREWVPVFATQDYGPEQVAVRYKHYTSGHPDGFVTAYRDILKAGPSAYGKIFRHLAQPEPTPCLVHCTAGKDRTGVLVALLFLLVDVPKEAISQEYSLTDQGLAPLKPLFIERLLKNPALEGNRDGVLNMVSSKKENMDGTIDMILKEHKSAEEYMRTQCKLSDAEIEQLRKNLRKA; this comes from the exons ATGGCTACCGAACTCCCATCACCACCCTTTGTAGAGGTTCCCGGAATCCACAACTTTCGTGACATCTCCGACGGGAGCCATGTCAAGACCGGCCTCGTCTTCCGATCCGCAGATCCGACAAAGGCTACGGAAGATGGTCTCAAAAAGATGAGTTCGGATCTAG GGATAAAGAAAATCTTCGACCTCCGATCTCACCAAGAGATTCAACGCGATGGCCCTGAATGGGCGGGCGTCGAG CGTGAATGGGTGCCTGTCTTCGCGACGCAGGACTATGGTCCCGAACAAGTCGCCGTCCGCTACAAGCACTACACTTCCGGCCACCCCGATGGCTTCGTCACCGCCTACCGCGATATCCTGAAGGCAGGTCCTTCTGCGTACGGCAAGATCTTCCGCCATCTCGCACAACCCGAACCGACACCATGTCTGGTCCACTGTACGGCGGGTAAAGACAGGACAGGAGTGCTTGTGGCATTGCTCTTCTTGCTTGTTGACGTGCCGAAAGAGGCGATCAGCCAAGAGTACAGCTTGACAGACCAAGGCCTGGCACCGCTGAAGCCACTCTTCATCGAGAGGCTGCTGAAGAATCCAGCTTTGGAAGGCAACAGGGATGGAGTGCTGAATATGGTCTCCAGTAAGAAGGAGAACATGGACGGCACGATTGATATGATCTTGAAGGAGCACAAGAGCGCGGAAGAGTATATGAGGACACAATGCAAGTTGAGCGATGCGGAGATTGAGCAATTGAGGAAGAACTTGCGGAAGGCGTAG